The genomic interval GGTCGAACAGGTCGGTATAGACCCGCTCATGCGACAAGGCGCTGACCGCGAGCGGCGTGACGAATTGCTGCGCCGCCTTGGTCAGGACGCAGCGAACCTCGATCCGCCGCTCCTTCAGCCGCCGGATCAGGTCCAGCGACTTGTAGGCGGCAATCCCGCCGCCGATGATCAGGGTGACGCTGGCGATCAGTGTGACGCCGGCCTCAGCGAGGGCGCTGGTGCGCTGGGGCACGGCAGCAGGGGATGCCGCCGTTGACGCGGCGGAGCCCGTCAGCGGCTCCTCGCGGCCCTCGATGAGCTCGCGCAGGATGACCCGGACCTCCTCCTCGACCGAGCGGCGGTTCTTGGCCGATCGGAGCCGAAGGTAGGTTTTGACGCCTTCGTCGAGTTTACGGATGGTCAGGCTCGCCATGACACCCTCCAGCACAAAATGATATCGATGCTATCACTGTGATGATTGCATCGCAATCAAAGATTCCGGACGGCGATCAGGATTCCGATGAAGGTGGCGGCAATGATCCAGAGCGCGACGGTGCGCCAGCGATTCTTGCGGCCCTCGCTGCGGCCCATCGCGGCGATGGTCTCCGGCGACAGCCGCAGGCCTTCCCGTGTCATCGCCTCCAACTGCTCCAGCACCACGACCGAACGCGCGGCAATGTCGGGCAGCCGCATCAGCACCTTGGCGAGGTCGCCGGTCCCGGCGAGCGCCCCCTGCACCCGGCCGATCGGGCCGAGATTGCGCTCGATCCACTCGCGTACTACGGGGTCGGCGATCTTCCAGATGTCGAGTTTCGGATCGAAGCCGCGCGCCACGCCCTCGACCACGACCATGGTCTTCTGCAGCAGGATCAACTCGGGTCGCGTGGTCATGTCGAACAGGCCGGTGACCTCGAGCAGCAGCGTGAGCAGCCGCGCCATCGAGATTTCTTCCGCCGTGCGATTGTGAATCGGCTCGCCGATCGCGCGGATCGCCTGCGCAAAATTCTCGACCGAGTGGTGCGCGGGCACGTAGCCCGCCTCGAAGTGCACTTCCGCCACGCGGCGATAGTCGCGGGTGATGAAGCCGAGCAGGATTTCGGCGAGGAAGCGCCGCTCCTTCATGCCGAGCCGGCCCATGATGCCGAAATCGACAGCGACGAGACGACCCGTATCATCGAGGAACAGATTCCCCGGATGCATGTCGGCGTGGAAAAAACCGTCGCGCAGCGCGTGCCGCAGAAAACTCTGGATCACCTTGCGGCCGAGATCGGGCAGGTCGACCTGCGCCTCTTGCAGGCGCTTGTGATCGTTCAGCGCGATGCCGTCGATCCACTCCATCGTCAGCACGTTGTGCGTGGTGCGGTCCCAATCCACCGTCGGCACGCGGAAATCCGGGTCGTCGCGCGTGTTCTCCGCCATCTCGGACAGGGCTGCCGCCTC from Bradyrhizobium arachidis carries:
- the ubiB gene encoding 2-polyprenylphenol 6-hydroxylase; the protein is MISAITHIARLARAALVFAREGVFGSIDPSLVPPPGQLALKLARLVERRGAKQGARLSRALTRLGPAYLKLGQFLATRPDVVGVNIANDLESLQDRLPPFPQAEAEAAIAVSLERPLTDVFVNFGPAVAAASIAQVHRGEVLRNGIRQPVAIKVLRPNVSSRFRRDLSDFFFVAHKAETYSAEARRLRLIEVINTMSRSVAMEMDLRLEAAALSEMAENTRDDPDFRVPTVDWDRTTHNVLTMEWIDGIALNDHKRLQEAQVDLPDLGRKVIQSFLRHALRDGFFHADMHPGNLFLDDTGRLVAVDFGIMGRLGMKERRFLAEILLGFITRDYRRVAEVHFEAGYVPAHHSVENFAQAIRAIGEPIHNRTAEEISMARLLTLLLEVTGLFDMTTRPELILLQKTMVVVEGVARGFDPKLDIWKIADPVVREWIERNLGPIGRVQGALAGTGDLAKVLMRLPDIAARSVVVLEQLEAMTREGLRLSPETIAAMGRSEGRKNRWRTVALWIIAATFIGILIAVRNL